From one Bacteroides fragilis NCTC 9343 genomic stretch:
- a CDS encoding SusD/RagB family nutrient-binding outer membrane lipoprotein, producing MKKIILLIVSVWMCVSCGNLEEMNIDPDNATQTHPKLLLTQICMNAFKRGTDGMYATKKVIQADGESADQYYKWTRGSFGYYDNLRNVQKMGEEAERVNAPVYTALTKFFRAYYFYELTLRFGDIPYSQALKGEKEEIYTPEYDAQEDVFAGILQELREADEILANDASVIDGDIIYNGNSTQWRKLINSFRLKVLMTLSNHTTVGNINIASEFKNIATNSPLMNSLADNGQLVYLDQQGNRYPQFNAQWSGYYMDDTFIQRMRERRDPRLFIFSAQTNKGKTEGKPIDDFSSYEGGDPAAPYSDAIIKVSEGTISPINDRFRTDPIVEPTMLMGYAELQQILAEAVVRGWISGNAQTYYEKGIRASFSFYETHAKDYAGYLNENAVAQYLKEPLVDFTQASGTEEQIERIIMQKYLVTFYQGNWDSFYEQLRTGYPDFRRPAGTEIPKRWMYPQGEYDNNGTNVETAITRQFGAGNDKINQATWWQKKS from the coding sequence ATGAAAAAGATAATATTACTCATCGTATCTGTGTGGATGTGCGTTTCCTGTGGAAATCTGGAAGAGATGAACATTGATCCGGACAATGCCACCCAGACCCACCCCAAACTCCTGCTTACCCAAATCTGCATGAATGCTTTTAAAAGAGGGACTGACGGAATGTATGCTACCAAAAAAGTAATTCAAGCCGACGGAGAGAGTGCAGATCAATATTACAAATGGACCCGCGGAAGTTTTGGCTACTATGACAATCTCCGCAATGTACAAAAGATGGGTGAAGAGGCAGAACGTGTAAATGCTCCGGTGTATACGGCACTCACTAAGTTCTTCCGCGCCTACTACTTCTATGAACTGACTCTCCGTTTCGGAGACATCCCCTACAGTCAGGCCTTGAAAGGAGAAAAAGAAGAAATATACACTCCCGAATATGATGCACAAGAGGATGTTTTTGCAGGAATCCTCCAAGAATTGAGAGAAGCAGACGAAATACTGGCAAATGACGCATCTGTCATTGACGGAGACATCATCTATAACGGAAATAGCACCCAGTGGAGGAAACTGATCAACTCTTTTCGTCTGAAAGTGCTGATGACCCTCTCCAATCATACAACAGTCGGGAATATAAATATCGCTTCTGAGTTTAAAAACATTGCGACAAACAGCCCGTTGATGAATAGCCTGGCAGACAATGGACAGTTGGTTTACCTGGATCAGCAGGGCAACCGATATCCTCAATTCAATGCCCAATGGTCCGGCTATTATATGGATGATACATTTATCCAACGTATGCGCGAACGTCGGGACCCACGCCTGTTCATCTTCAGCGCACAGACCAACAAAGGAAAGACTGAAGGAAAACCTATCGACGACTTCAGCTCTTACGAAGGAGGAGACCCTGCCGCCCCTTATAGCGATGCTATTATCAAAGTTAGTGAGGGTACCATATCGCCCATCAACGACCGTTTCCGTACAGATCCGATTGTAGAGCCCACCATGCTGATGGGATATGCCGAACTACAACAAATTCTTGCTGAAGCTGTTGTACGGGGATGGATCAGTGGCAATGCACAAACGTATTACGAGAAAGGTATCCGCGCCTCATTCTCTTTCTACGAAACCCATGCAAAAGATTATGCCGGCTATCTGAACGAGAACGCAGTGGCCCAATATCTGAAAGAACCATTGGTTGACTTCACCCAAGCATCGGGTACTGAAGAGCAGATAGAACGCATTATCATGCAGAAATACCTGGTTACATTCTACCAAGGCAACTGGGATTCCTTTTACGAACAACTACGTACCGGCTACCCGGACTTCCGTCGCCCAGCCGGAACAGAAATCCCCAAACGCTGGATGTATCCGCAAGGAGAATATGATAACAACGGTACTAACGTAGAAACGGCTATTACACGCCAATTCGGTGCAGGAAATGACAAAATAAACCAAGCTACCTGGTGGCAAAAAAAATCATAG
- a CDS encoding SusC/RagA family TonB-linked outer membrane protein, translated as MNSKFLLLLCSMLLCTSLAFAQSVKVTGTVTDKMGAVIGATIMVKNSSNGTVTDIDGRYSIEVPKNATLLFSFVGYSTVEKEVGNNTVINVELSDDIQAIDEVVVTAIGIKQQKKKIGYTTQQINSEVLNATPSLNVGSALSGQVAGLLVANPTGIFQAPSFKLRGNAPLVVLDGVPVETDFFDISSENIESVNVLKGTAASALYGSRGKNGAILITSKTAKKEGLEINFSTNNMITAGFAVLPETQHQYGSGSNGKYEFWDGADGGISDGDMTWGPKLNVGTKVAQWNSPIRDKVTGKEIPWWGDVKGTQYDDKSRYERIPIDWVSHDNLKDFLQTGLVTNNNISIAYKGEKARYFVTGQYAYQKGQVPSTEMHSGGINFNSTFDLAKNLQLDANLAYNKIVAPSYPRYGYGPKNHMYTIVVWMGDDVNGKELQKHKYVPGQEGYRQASYNYAWYNNPYFAAEELQQSESRDVVNGQVRLNYQILPNLNIQGRAALRQKTILQEMKVPKTYMNYGDSREGDYKVWNDRQTNVDADVLATYTQDLTPDILFTLNAGTSVFYRNYRQEYQSTDGLIVPFVYSIKNTQGPSITDANRNEKSIRSIYGSINLDLYKYAYLTLTGRNDWSSTLAKGSNSYFYPSVALSTMVSEYIKLPTFMDYLKMYGSWAVVSTDLSPYQIMSTYTKDSNYGSNPSISYPSSLVNYYIKPQKTTSWEAGLSTAFFRNRLSFDLTYYHTIDENQIIDLNISNASGFTSRKVNGNQYTTNGWEIMANVQAIKNKDFQWDFSLNWSKSVKKLTEIYGGQKKFGDLKVGDRADAFYGSQWQKSADGELILDENGMPTKDAYKQYLGHLDPNFRMGMQNTFRYKDFTLSVDLDGAYKGVIYSVLSEKLWWGGKHPESVEYRDAQYAVGHPIYVPNGVVVTGGELKRDIDGNVISDTRTYKRNTTAVDWQQWCQNYPYQAYVSSKENAKFANVFDRSYIKLRRVALTYNFTKLLSKQSPVKGLTATVFGNNLAVWKKVPFVDPDYTGDSNDGGANDPTARYIGMGVNIKF; from the coding sequence ATGAACAGTAAATTTCTCCTGCTACTCTGTAGTATGTTATTGTGCACATCACTTGCATTCGCACAATCAGTCAAAGTAACAGGTACAGTCACAGACAAAATGGGGGCAGTAATTGGTGCCACTATCATGGTGAAAAACTCATCAAACGGAACTGTCACCGATATAGATGGTCGTTACAGCATCGAAGTTCCTAAAAACGCAACACTACTATTCTCTTTCGTAGGTTACAGCACAGTAGAGAAAGAGGTAGGTAACAACACTGTAATCAATGTTGAACTGTCCGATGACATTCAGGCCATCGACGAGGTAGTGGTCACTGCAATCGGTATCAAGCAGCAAAAGAAGAAGATCGGTTACACAACCCAACAAATCAACAGTGAGGTATTGAATGCCACTCCCAGTCTGAATGTGGGCTCGGCCCTTTCCGGACAAGTAGCCGGTCTGTTGGTAGCCAACCCTACCGGTATTTTCCAGGCACCGAGTTTCAAACTGCGCGGCAACGCACCATTGGTTGTACTGGACGGAGTTCCGGTAGAAACCGACTTTTTCGACATCTCAAGTGAGAATATTGAAAGTGTCAATGTACTAAAAGGTACGGCAGCCTCAGCTTTATACGGTTCACGCGGGAAAAACGGAGCAATTCTGATCACCAGTAAAACGGCCAAAAAAGAAGGCTTGGAAATCAACTTCTCTACCAACAACATGATCACAGCCGGCTTTGCAGTGCTTCCCGAGACACAACATCAATACGGTAGCGGTTCAAATGGTAAATATGAATTCTGGGACGGTGCAGATGGCGGCATTTCGGACGGTGACATGACTTGGGGACCCAAATTAAATGTAGGAACCAAAGTAGCTCAGTGGAACAGCCCGATCAGGGATAAAGTGACTGGAAAAGAGATTCCCTGGTGGGGAGATGTAAAAGGTACTCAGTATGATGACAAATCGCGCTATGAACGTATACCTATCGACTGGGTATCCCATGACAACCTGAAAGACTTTCTGCAAACCGGACTAGTAACCAACAATAATATCTCAATAGCTTATAAAGGAGAAAAAGCACGCTACTTCGTCACCGGACAATATGCTTACCAAAAGGGACAGGTGCCTTCTACTGAAATGCACAGTGGAGGTATCAACTTCAACTCTACCTTTGATCTGGCTAAAAACTTGCAGCTGGATGCCAATCTGGCCTACAACAAAATAGTTGCCCCGAGTTATCCGCGCTACGGATACGGACCTAAAAACCACATGTACACCATCGTTGTATGGATGGGAGACGATGTGAACGGTAAAGAACTCCAAAAACACAAATACGTTCCCGGACAGGAAGGGTATCGGCAGGCAAGTTACAATTATGCATGGTATAATAATCCTTACTTTGCAGCCGAAGAGCTCCAGCAATCCGAAAGTCGGGATGTGGTGAACGGGCAAGTCCGCCTGAATTATCAAATCCTCCCCAATCTGAACATACAGGGACGTGCCGCCTTACGCCAGAAAACAATTCTTCAGGAAATGAAAGTACCCAAAACTTACATGAACTACGGTGACTCCCGGGAAGGTGACTACAAAGTATGGAATGACCGTCAAACTAATGTAGACGCTGATGTACTGGCTACCTACACTCAAGATCTGACTCCGGATATCCTCTTCACCCTGAATGCCGGAACTTCGGTATTCTACCGTAATTACCGTCAGGAATATCAGTCTACCGACGGTTTGATTGTTCCATTCGTATACAGTATCAAAAACACACAAGGTCCTTCCATTACCGATGCCAACCGAAATGAAAAATCAATCCGTAGTATTTATGGATCAATCAACCTTGATCTTTACAAATATGCCTATCTGACGTTGACAGGACGTAATGACTGGTCATCTACTCTGGCAAAAGGCAGTAACTCTTACTTCTATCCTTCTGTCGCACTGAGTACTATGGTATCCGAATACATCAAATTGCCAACATTTATGGACTATCTCAAAATGTATGGTTCATGGGCGGTTGTCTCTACCGACCTGTCTCCCTACCAGATCATGTCCACTTATACAAAAGATTCCAATTACGGTTCAAATCCATCTATTTCCTACCCTTCTTCTCTGGTCAACTACTACATTAAACCTCAGAAAACGACATCCTGGGAAGCCGGATTGTCAACTGCATTCTTCCGTAACCGGTTATCTTTCGACCTGACTTATTATCATACGATCGATGAAAACCAGATTATCGACCTGAATATTTCGAATGCATCAGGTTTCACCAGCCGTAAAGTGAACGGTAACCAATATACCACCAACGGATGGGAAATCATGGCCAATGTACAGGCTATCAAAAATAAAGATTTTCAATGGGATTTCTCCTTGAACTGGAGTAAGAGTGTAAAAAAATTGACGGAAATATATGGCGGACAGAAAAAGTTCGGTGACCTGAAAGTGGGCGACCGTGCCGATGCATTTTACGGTTCACAATGGCAGAAAAGTGCTGATGGAGAATTGATTCTGGATGAAAACGGTATGCCTACTAAAGACGCATATAAACAATATCTGGGACATCTGGATCCGAACTTCCGAATGGGTATGCAAAATACTTTCCGCTACAAAGACTTCACACTGTCTGTCGATCTGGACGGCGCTTATAAAGGAGTAATCTATTCTGTATTGAGCGAAAAGTTATGGTGGGGAGGAAAGCATCCGGAATCAGTGGAGTACAGGGATGCACAATATGCCGTCGGACACCCGATATATGTACCCAATGGGGTAGTCGTAACCGGAGGAGAGCTGAAACGTGACATCGACGGTAATGTAATCTCTGACACACGCACCTACAAACGTAACACGACAGCGGTCGATTGGCAACAATGGTGCCAGAACTATCCTTATCAAGCTTATGTATCTTCGAAAGAAAATGCCAAATTTGCCAATGTATTCGACCGTAGCTACATTAAGCTCCGCCGAGTGGCACTGACTTACAACTTCACCAAACTACTTTCGAAACAAAGCCCCGTGAAAGGACTTACAGCTACAGTGTTTGGCAACAACCTAGCTGTCTGGAAAAAAGTCCCCTTTGTCGATCCGGACTACACCGGAGACAGCAACGACGGAGGTGCCAACGATCCAACCGCACGCTATATCGGCATGGGCGTCAACATAAAATTCTAA
- a CDS encoding metallophosphoesterase family protein, protein MKKIILSSVLLLSGFFIQAQQAPDKISFNSNGEFKIAQFTDMHLGHDQEKDRIVGDMIKEVLDSEKPDLVIFTGDNTTMNEVRQAWEAISAELSARRIPWTAVLGNHDDEYAVKRDEIIRIIREQPYCMMKQVAEGIKGEGNHILPIYSSKDGNKTAALLYCLDTNAYSKIKTVKGYDWIGRSQIDWYSRESRKYTERNEGQPLPALTFLHIPLPEYTQAWESFETKRYGDRNEKECSPNINSGMFANMLECGDVMGVFAGHDHVNDYIATLYNIALGYGRASGGKNTYGDKTPGSRIIVLKEGKREFDTWLREKGNMAKLNVCTYPGSFVKEK, encoded by the coding sequence ATGAAAAAGATTATTTTAAGCAGCGTATTATTGCTATCCGGCTTCTTTATCCAAGCGCAACAAGCTCCCGATAAAATCAGCTTTAATTCCAATGGTGAATTTAAGATAGCACAATTTACCGATATGCACTTGGGACATGATCAGGAGAAAGACCGAATAGTGGGAGATATGATCAAAGAAGTACTTGATTCTGAAAAGCCTGACCTCGTGATATTTACAGGAGACAATACTACTATGAATGAAGTCCGGCAAGCTTGGGAAGCCATATCTGCCGAACTGTCGGCCCGCCGGATCCCCTGGACAGCCGTATTGGGAAATCATGATGACGAATATGCCGTAAAGCGTGATGAAATCATTCGTATCATCCGGGAACAACCGTATTGTATGATGAAACAAGTGGCAGAAGGAATAAAAGGAGAAGGTAACCATATTCTCCCTATTTACAGTTCGAAAGACGGAAATAAAACAGCCGCATTGCTTTATTGCCTGGACACAAATGCTTATTCGAAGATAAAAACAGTAAAAGGATATGACTGGATCGGACGATCTCAAATAGACTGGTACTCCCGCGAAAGCCGGAAGTACACAGAACGGAATGAGGGACAACCATTACCTGCATTGACCTTCCTCCATATTCCGCTACCGGAGTACACCCAAGCATGGGAATCGTTCGAAACCAAACGTTACGGAGACCGTAACGAAAAAGAATGCAGTCCCAATATAAACAGCGGTATGTTTGCCAATATGCTGGAATGCGGTGATGTTATGGGTGTTTTTGCCGGACACGACCACGTAAACGATTACATCGCTACTCTCTATAACATCGCTTTAGGATATGGACGAGCTTCGGGCGGAAAAAATACTTACGGAGATAAAACACCAGGCAGTCGTATCATCGTATTGAAAGAAGGTAAACGTGAATTCGATACTTGGCTTCGGGAAAAAGGAAATATGGCAAAACTGAATGTATGTACATATCCCGGCTCTTTTGTAAAAGAGAAATAG
- the hisC gene encoding histidinol-phosphate transaminase, with the protein MKTLQELTRPNIWRLKPYSSARDEYSGAAASVFLDANENPYNLPHNRYPDPMQRDLKLELSKIKKVAPAHIFLGNGSDEAIDLVFRAFCEPGRDNVVAIDPTYGMYQVCADVNDVEYRKVLLHDDFQFSADELLAVADERTKMIFLCSPNNPTGNDLLRSEIIKVINDFEGLVILDEAYNDFSDEPSFLSELGKYPNLIILQTFSKAFGCAAIRLGMAFASEGIIGVLNKIKYPYNVNQLTQQQAIEMLHKYYEIERWVKTLKEERGYLEEAFVELPWVLQVFPSNANFFLARVTDAVKIYNYLVGEGIIVRNRNSISLCGNCLRVTVGTRAENAKLIGALKKYQ; encoded by the coding sequence ATGAAAACATTGCAAGAATTAACCCGTCCGAATATCTGGAGACTAAAACCCTATTCTTCGGCCCGTGATGAATATAGTGGGGCGGCAGCATCTGTTTTTCTGGATGCTAACGAAAACCCGTATAACCTGCCGCACAATCGCTATCCGGATCCGATGCAACGGGATCTGAAGTTGGAATTGTCCAAGATAAAAAAAGTAGCTCCTGCCCATATCTTTCTGGGAAATGGCAGTGATGAGGCTATTGATTTGGTGTTTCGTGCTTTCTGTGAGCCGGGCAGAGACAATGTGGTTGCTATCGATCCTACGTACGGCATGTATCAGGTTTGTGCCGATGTCAATGATGTGGAATACCGCAAAGTGCTGCTTCACGATGATTTTCAGTTTTCTGCCGATGAGTTGTTGGCAGTTGCGGATGAACGGACTAAGATGATTTTCCTTTGTTCACCCAATAATCCGACGGGAAATGATCTGCTTCGGTCTGAGATAATAAAGGTGATCAATGATTTCGAAGGATTGGTCATTCTGGACGAGGCTTATAATGATTTTTCCGATGAACCCTCATTTTTGTCAGAGTTGGGTAAGTATCCGAATCTGATTATCTTACAGACTTTCTCAAAAGCGTTTGGTTGTGCAGCTATTCGTTTGGGGATGGCTTTTGCCTCCGAGGGGATTATCGGTGTTTTGAATAAAATCAAGTATCCGTATAATGTGAATCAGCTGACTCAGCAACAAGCTATAGAAATGCTCCACAAATACTACGAGATAGAACGCTGGGTAAAAACATTGAAGGAGGAGAGGGGGTATCTGGAAGAAGCTTTCGTAGAGTTGCCTTGGGTATTACAGGTATTTCCATCGAATGCCAACTTCTTTCTGGCACGTGTGACCGATGCTGTGAAAATTTATAATTATCTGGTGGGAGAGGGTATTATTGTACGTAATCGAAATTCCATATCATTGTGTGGCAACTGCCTTCGTGTGACTGTAGGTACACGGGCTGAGAATGCCAAACTGATTGGAGCACTGAAAAAATATCAATAG
- the hisB gene encoding bifunctional histidinol-phosphatase/imidazoleglycerol-phosphate dehydratase HisB, whose translation MKKKVLFIDRDGTLVIEPPVDYQLDSLEKLEFYPKVFRNLGFIRSKLDFEFVMVTNQDGLGTSSFPEETFWPAHNLMLKTLAGEGITFDDILIDRSMPEDCASTRKPRTGMLTKYISNPEYDLEGSFVIGDRPTDVELAKNIGCRAIYLQESIDLLKEKGLETYCALATTDWDRVAEFLFAGERRAEIRRTTKETDILVALNLDGKGTCDISTGLGFFDHMLEQIGKHSGMDLTIRVKGDLEVDEHHTIEDTAIALGECIYQALGSKRGIERYGYALPMDDCLCRVCLDFGGRPWLVWDAEFKREKIGEMPTEMFLHFFKSLSDAAKMNLNIKAEGQNEHHKIEGIFKALARALKMALKRDIYHFELPSSKGVL comes from the coding sequence ATGAAAAAGAAAGTACTTTTTATTGACCGTGATGGCACGCTTGTCATTGAGCCGCCTGTCGACTATCAGCTCGATTCACTGGAGAAGCTTGAATTCTATCCTAAAGTTTTCCGCAATTTGGGCTTTATTCGCAGTAAACTTGATTTTGAGTTTGTCATGGTGACCAATCAGGATGGTTTGGGCACCTCTTCTTTCCCGGAAGAAACTTTTTGGCCGGCGCACAATCTGATGTTGAAAACTCTGGCCGGAGAAGGTATTACGTTCGATGATATCCTGATAGATCGTAGTATGCCCGAAGATTGTGCTTCTACGAGGAAGCCGCGTACAGGAATGTTGACTAAGTATATTTCCAATCCGGAATATGATCTGGAGGGCAGCTTTGTCATTGGAGATCGTCCGACAGATGTAGAATTGGCCAAAAATATAGGTTGCCGTGCCATTTACCTTCAGGAATCCATTGATTTGCTGAAAGAAAAGGGACTGGAAACTTATTGTGCTCTTGCCACTACTGATTGGGATCGGGTGGCTGAGTTCCTTTTTGCAGGAGAGCGGAGAGCAGAAATACGCAGGACAACGAAAGAAACCGATATCCTAGTAGCTCTCAATCTGGATGGTAAGGGTACTTGTGACATTTCTACCGGGTTAGGTTTCTTTGACCATATGCTTGAGCAGATTGGTAAACATTCCGGTATGGATTTAACGATCCGGGTGAAGGGGGACCTCGAGGTAGACGAACATCATACCATCGAAGATACGGCTATCGCATTGGGTGAGTGTATCTATCAGGCGCTGGGTAGTAAAAGAGGAATTGAACGTTACGGTTATGCTTTGCCCATGGATGATTGCCTTTGCAGGGTATGCCTGGATTTCGGAGGACGTCCGTGGTTGGTATGGGATGCCGAGTTTAAGCGTGAAAAGATAGGAGAAATGCCTACCGAGATGTTTTTACACTTTTTTAAGTCTCTGAGTGATGCAGCCAAGATGAACCTCAATATTAAGGCTGAGGGGCAGAATGAGCATCACAAGATAGAGGGAATATTCAAAGCGCTGGCCCGTGCGTTGAAGATGGCGTTGAAGAGGGATATCTATCATTTCGAATTGCCGTCCAGTAAAGGAGTTTTGTAA